In the genome of Acetobacter oryzifermentans, one region contains:
- a CDS encoding HAD-IIIC family phosphatase, whose protein sequence is MLTPINEILTIEQLTGHSWAWGPANHPVQSTTFGFAPDGLITGWENHPQEISWKLDNDGLKIFSAEGKCSWIFNIADKLGDEIRLFGSCQQSGFQYLVYQLIAPLALPKAKEEGIRLVIWDLDDTFWTGTLSEGEITQIPENINIVKELNRRGIVNAICSRNDFSDVESKLKELGVWDEFVFPRIEWGPKGPLIKDIVEQIQLRPASVLFIDDNVTNLNEALHFVPSINVAEPTIIPTLLADPKFKGKPDPTCKRLQQYRVLEAKQKDKSAMGGDNISFLRDSNIRISFHTDIEQQFPRIHDLVNRTNQLNFTKKRWPEDIEEARKVFEAELQEEFNSNVGYVKVSDAYGNYGICGFYFIQRDTCKHFLFSCRTMNMGVEQAGDPQKPGNFWRSGLA, encoded by the coding sequence ATGCTTACTCCAATAAATGAAATTCTAACCATTGAACAATTAACCGGTCATTCTTGGGCTTGGGGGCCAGCCAACCATCCTGTGCAATCTACCACATTTGGATTTGCCCCAGATGGCCTTATTACAGGGTGGGAAAATCATCCCCAAGAAATAAGCTGGAAACTTGATAATGATGGCTTAAAAATATTTTCTGCGGAAGGCAAGTGTTCTTGGATATTTAATATAGCCGATAAATTAGGAGACGAAATTCGCCTATTTGGCAGTTGCCAGCAATCAGGCTTTCAATATCTGGTTTATCAGCTCATTGCGCCGTTGGCCCTTCCCAAAGCTAAGGAAGAAGGCATCCGCTTGGTTATCTGGGATCTAGATGACACCTTCTGGACCGGTACTTTGTCTGAAGGTGAAATTACCCAAATTCCAGAAAACATTAATATTGTAAAAGAATTAAACCGCAGGGGGATTGTAAACGCCATCTGCTCTCGGAATGATTTTTCGGATGTAGAAAGCAAGTTAAAAGAACTTGGTGTTTGGGACGAATTTGTCTTCCCGCGCATTGAATGGGGGCCTAAAGGCCCGCTAATTAAGGACATTGTTGAGCAAATTCAGCTACGTCCCGCCAGCGTTTTATTTATTGATGATAATGTCACAAACCTTAATGAAGCCCTGCACTTTGTTCCGAGCATTAACGTAGCTGAACCAACCATCATCCCTACCTTATTGGCAGACCCCAAGTTTAAAGGTAAGCCCGACCCAACTTGCAAACGCCTTCAACAGTATCGTGTGCTGGAAGCAAAGCAGAAAGATAAGTCTGCTATGGGTGGCGATAACATCAGCTTTTTGCGCGATAGTAATATCCGCATTAGTTTCCATACGGATATTGAACAGCAATTCCCGCGTATTCATGACCTTGTAAACCGCACAAATCAGCTGAATTTTACAAAAAAGCGCTGGCCGGAAGATATTGAAGAAGCGCGAAAAGTTTTTGAAGCTGAATTACAGGAAGAGTTCAATAGCAACGTAGGTTACGTAAAAGTATCTGATGCTTATGGTAACTATGGAATTTGCGGTTTCTATTTCATTCAGCGTGATACTTGTAAGCACTTCCTGTTCTCATGCCGCACCATGAATATGGGCGTGGAGCAAGCTGGAGACCCGCAAAAACCGGGTAATTTCTGGCGAAGCGGGCTGGCTTGA